A region of Haemorhous mexicanus isolate bHaeMex1 chromosome 24, bHaeMex1.pri, whole genome shotgun sequence DNA encodes the following proteins:
- the JAML gene encoding junctional adhesion molecule-like isoform X1 has product MCHLCCSFQREMKVLLSLALLLTWLGPCTGAAEAFTEPQLRARAGDSVLLQCLFLDPDSKGWTLHKVDWLHKAGAGTQEEMVFFYYSNHGVPAGRFKNRVQWRGNISRWDGSILLRDLSLNDSGTYECELRLLETSSVFRSRTVLLVSPAVPRGAEDAAPPRDSGFWPAVVGCGCVAVVVAFLAGLCVRKRFATVTALERMGKSSSKGKAEEAIYSSIPGAEVPKAEQEAKKKRRAEDTYITMHPSHCRDNGVYVELAKRAIPSEWMAEGTQGHGQSQEPLSRPEEAPPHPTERQK; this is encoded by the exons ATGTGTCACCTGTGCTGTTCTTTTCAGAGGGAGATGAAGGTGTTgctgagcctggccctgctgctgacatGGCTGG GGCCATGCACGGGGGCTGCCGAGGCGTTCACGGAGCCTCAGCTCCGAGCTAGGGCTGGCGACTccgtgctgctgcagtgcctctTCCTGGACCCCGACAGCAAGGGGTGGACCCTGCACAAAGTGGACTGGCTGCacaaggcaggagctggcacGCAG gaggagatggTGTTTTTTTACTACAGCAACCACGGCGTCCCCGCGGGCCGCTTCAAGAACCGGGTGCAGTGGCGGGGGAACATCTCCCGCTGGGACGGCTCCATCCTGCTGCGGGACCTGAGTCTCAACGACAGCGGCACCTACGAGTGCGAGCTGCGGCTGCTGGAGACCAGCAGCGTCTTCAGGAGCCGCACGGTGCTGCTCGTCAGCCCCGCGGTGCCCAGAG GTGCCGAGGATGCGGCGCCCCCGAGAGACTCCGGGTTCTGGCCGGCCGTGGTGGGCTGTGGCTGCGTGGCCGTGGTGGTGGCGTTCCTGGCCGGGCTCTGCGTGAGGAAGAG GTTTGCAACCGTCACGGCCCTGGAGAGGatggggaagagcagcagcaagggcaAAGCAGAG GAAGCAATTTACTCCTCAATCCCTGGAGCCGAGGTGCCCAAGGCTGAGCAGGAagcaaagaagaagaggagagcTGAGGACACATACATAACCATG cacccatCTCACTGCCGGGACAACGGCGTCTACGTGGAGCTGGCCAAGAGGGCCATCCCGTCAGAGTGGATGGCAGAGGGGACCCAGGGGCATGGACAGAGCCAGGAGCCCCTCAGcaggccagaggaggcacctccccatcccacagagCGGCAGAAGTag
- the JAML gene encoding junctional adhesion molecule-like isoform X2 — translation MKVLLSLALLLTWLGPCTGAAEAFTEPQLRARAGDSVLLQCLFLDPDSKGWTLHKVDWLHKAGAGTQEEMVFFYYSNHGVPAGRFKNRVQWRGNISRWDGSILLRDLSLNDSGTYECELRLLETSSVFRSRTVLLVSPAVPRGAEDAAPPRDSGFWPAVVGCGCVAVVVAFLAGLCVRKRFATVTALERMGKSSSKGKAEEAIYSSIPGAEVPKAEQEAKKKRRAEDTYITMHPSHCRDNGVYVELAKRAIPSEWMAEGTQGHGQSQEPLSRPEEAPPHPTERQK, via the exons ATGAAGGTGTTgctgagcctggccctgctgctgacatGGCTGG GGCCATGCACGGGGGCTGCCGAGGCGTTCACGGAGCCTCAGCTCCGAGCTAGGGCTGGCGACTccgtgctgctgcagtgcctctTCCTGGACCCCGACAGCAAGGGGTGGACCCTGCACAAAGTGGACTGGCTGCacaaggcaggagctggcacGCAG gaggagatggTGTTTTTTTACTACAGCAACCACGGCGTCCCCGCGGGCCGCTTCAAGAACCGGGTGCAGTGGCGGGGGAACATCTCCCGCTGGGACGGCTCCATCCTGCTGCGGGACCTGAGTCTCAACGACAGCGGCACCTACGAGTGCGAGCTGCGGCTGCTGGAGACCAGCAGCGTCTTCAGGAGCCGCACGGTGCTGCTCGTCAGCCCCGCGGTGCCCAGAG GTGCCGAGGATGCGGCGCCCCCGAGAGACTCCGGGTTCTGGCCGGCCGTGGTGGGCTGTGGCTGCGTGGCCGTGGTGGTGGCGTTCCTGGCCGGGCTCTGCGTGAGGAAGAG GTTTGCAACCGTCACGGCCCTGGAGAGGatggggaagagcagcagcaagggcaAAGCAGAG GAAGCAATTTACTCCTCAATCCCTGGAGCCGAGGTGCCCAAGGCTGAGCAGGAagcaaagaagaagaggagagcTGAGGACACATACATAACCATG cacccatCTCACTGCCGGGACAACGGCGTCTACGTGGAGCTGGCCAAGAGGGCCATCCCGTCAGAGTGGATGGCAGAGGGGACCCAGGGGCATGGACAGAGCCAGGAGCCCCTCAGcaggccagaggaggcacctccccatcccacagagCGGCAGAAGTag
- the JAML gene encoding junctional adhesion molecule-like isoform X3 translates to MRAAQVLPGRPCTGAAEAFTEPQLRARAGDSVLLQCLFLDPDSKGWTLHKVDWLHKAGAGTQEEMVFFYYSNHGVPAGRFKNRVQWRGNISRWDGSILLRDLSLNDSGTYECELRLLETSSVFRSRTVLLVSPAVPRGAEDAAPPRDSGFWPAVVGCGCVAVVVAFLAGLCVRKRFATVTALERMGKSSSKGKAEEAIYSSIPGAEVPKAEQEAKKKRRAEDTYITMHPSHCRDNGVYVELAKRAIPSEWMAEGTQGHGQSQEPLSRPEEAPPHPTERQK, encoded by the exons ATGAGAGCAGCACAGGTTCTCCCAGGCA GGCCATGCACGGGGGCTGCCGAGGCGTTCACGGAGCCTCAGCTCCGAGCTAGGGCTGGCGACTccgtgctgctgcagtgcctctTCCTGGACCCCGACAGCAAGGGGTGGACCCTGCACAAAGTGGACTGGCTGCacaaggcaggagctggcacGCAG gaggagatggTGTTTTTTTACTACAGCAACCACGGCGTCCCCGCGGGCCGCTTCAAGAACCGGGTGCAGTGGCGGGGGAACATCTCCCGCTGGGACGGCTCCATCCTGCTGCGGGACCTGAGTCTCAACGACAGCGGCACCTACGAGTGCGAGCTGCGGCTGCTGGAGACCAGCAGCGTCTTCAGGAGCCGCACGGTGCTGCTCGTCAGCCCCGCGGTGCCCAGAG GTGCCGAGGATGCGGCGCCCCCGAGAGACTCCGGGTTCTGGCCGGCCGTGGTGGGCTGTGGCTGCGTGGCCGTGGTGGTGGCGTTCCTGGCCGGGCTCTGCGTGAGGAAGAG GTTTGCAACCGTCACGGCCCTGGAGAGGatggggaagagcagcagcaagggcaAAGCAGAG GAAGCAATTTACTCCTCAATCCCTGGAGCCGAGGTGCCCAAGGCTGAGCAGGAagcaaagaagaagaggagagcTGAGGACACATACATAACCATG cacccatCTCACTGCCGGGACAACGGCGTCTACGTGGAGCTGGCCAAGAGGGCCATCCCGTCAGAGTGGATGGCAGAGGGGACCCAGGGGCATGGACAGAGCCAGGAGCCCCTCAGcaggccagaggaggcacctccccatcccacagagCGGCAGAAGTag